In Gammaproteobacteria bacterium (ex Lamellibrachia satsuma), a single genomic region encodes these proteins:
- a CDS encoding DUF2202 domain-containing protein produces the protein MNTKQSILTAAIVSLLVSAPIQAGWKAQSQVGNDAQIQVIEQLSDAEAASLLFMREEEKLARDVYRTLSKQWSQPVFINISTAEQQHMDSLAVLLNRYALLDPVLDDSVGAFVNPELAALYTALTAEGAESLIAALIVGAKIEEIDILDLQRAIAESTHPDLIQVYENLMRGSRNHLRAFVRQIESLGMAYESQIMEQDDVDMILDSPMERGRDSRKGRRSR, from the coding sequence ATGAATACCAAACAGTCCATACTTACCGCCGCTATTGTTTCCTTGCTCGTTTCAGCGCCCATTCAGGCAGGCTGGAAGGCGCAGTCTCAGGTTGGAAATGATGCCCAGATTCAAGTGATTGAACAGCTGAGTGATGCGGAAGCAGCCAGTCTGTTGTTTATGCGGGAGGAGGAGAAGCTCGCCAGAGATGTCTACCGGACGCTTTCGAAGCAGTGGTCGCAACCGGTCTTTATCAATATTTCAACGGCGGAACAGCAGCATATGGATAGTCTGGCTGTTCTGCTGAACCGATATGCGTTACTCGATCCCGTTTTAGACGATTCTGTGGGGGCTTTTGTCAATCCTGAGCTCGCAGCGCTCTATACAGCTTTGACTGCCGAAGGGGCTGAGTCACTCATTGCCGCCCTCATTGTTGGGGCCAAGATTGAGGAGATCGATATCCTCGATCTGCAGAGGGCTATCGCTGAGTCGACCCACCCGGATTTGATCCAAGTCTATGAAAATCTCATGCGGGGTTCCCGTAACCACCTGCGGGCATTCGTACGGCAGATAGAGAGCCTGGGCATGGCCTATGAATCCCAAATTATGGAGCAGGATGATGTGGATATGATCCTCGATTCTCCCATGGAACGTGGACGGGACTCCCGCAAAGGTCGCCGTAGCCGGTAA
- a CDS encoding cytochrome B: MNEQKKIKVWDPLIRLFHWSLVAAFVIAYSTEDDWMMVHSWAGYLIGVLLLFRLAWGFIGPRFARFSDFVRPAAEVKTYLKEMSLLKAKRHIGHNPAGGAMIIALLLSLMITVITGLGAYGVEGAGPMATWFSGVGQFGWKMLEEVHEFFANFTLLLVVVHVAGVMVGTLIHNENLVRAMVTGWKRVEDDTIEEWKTGNAGLHGGRLER; the protein is encoded by the coding sequence ATGAATGAACAGAAAAAAATAAAAGTTTGGGATCCGCTGATACGGTTGTTTCACTGGAGCCTGGTGGCAGCCTTTGTGATCGCATATTCAACTGAAGACGATTGGATGATGGTCCATTCCTGGGCTGGGTATCTGATTGGAGTTTTGCTCCTGTTTCGTTTGGCTTGGGGATTTATCGGTCCGCGTTTTGCGCGTTTTAGTGACTTTGTCAGGCCTGCGGCAGAGGTTAAGACCTATCTCAAGGAGATGTCCTTACTGAAGGCAAAGCGTCATATTGGACACAACCCAGCAGGTGGGGCAATGATCATTGCCCTGTTGTTGAGCCTCATGATAACCGTAATAACCGGCTTGGGTGCCTATGGTGTCGAAGGCGCAGGACCGATGGCGACCTGGTTTTCAGGAGTAGGTCAGTTTGGTTGGAAGATGCTGGAGGAGGTCCACGAGTTCTTCGCCAATTTCACCCTGTTGTTGGTGGTAGTGCATGTTGCGGGAGTAATGGTCGGTACGCTTATTCACAATGAAAACCTTGTGCGTGCGATGGTGACCGGCTGGAAGCGGGTGGAAGATGACACCATCGAAGAGTGGAAAACCGGCAATGCCGGACTGCACGGTGGGAGGCTGGAGAGATGA